The DNA sequence GGAACAGCTCACCGGTTGCGGCATCACCGAAGGCTACGGCCTGACCGAAACCTCGCCCGTGGCCTGCGCCAACCCGTATGGCGGCAAGTCCCGGTTGGGCACCGTGGGGTTGCCGGTGCCGGGAACGCTCATGAAAGTGATCAGCGATGACGGCGTCGAGCAACCCTTCGGCGAGCGCGGCGAGCTTTGCATCAAGGGGCCGCAGATCATGAAGGGTTATTGGGACAAACCTGAAGCCACGGCCGAAGTGCTGGACAGCGAAGGCTGGTTCAAATCCGGGGATATCGCGGTGATCGACCCGGACGGTTTCGTGCGTATCGTCGACCGCAAGAAGGACATGATCATCGTCTCGGGTTTCAACGTGTACCCCAACGAGATCGAAGACGTGGTGATGGCCCACCCGAAAGTTGCCAGCTGCGCGGTGATCGGCGTGCCGGACGAGCGTTCGGGGGAGGCGGTGAAACTGTTCGTGGTGGCGCGCGAGGCGGGCGTCAGCCTTGAAGAACTCAAGGCTTACTGCAAGGAAAACTTCACCGGCTACAAAGTACCCAAGCACATCGTGTTGCGCGAGTCGTTGCCCATGACGCCGGTGGGCAAGATTCTGCGGCGGGAGTTGCGGGATATCGCCTGAGGCGCCTGCCTCATGGAAACCCTGTGGGAGCGAGCTTGCTCGCGATTGCGGTAGGTCAGAGACAGAGATGTTGGCTGATACACCGCCATCGCGAGCAAGCTCGCTCCCACAGTTTTTTATGTATTCGAGGTCATTATCCAGGGCTTAGAATTTTTACTCTAAAAATGACCATAAAATATTCATGAGTCATGTTTGTGACTGTAGGGCCTTATTTTGGCTCTAGGCGACCCTTGGCAAAGCTGCTACTCTCGGCGCGCTTTTGTGACTTCTCGGCCTTCATTCAAGCCAGATTCACCAATAAACACACCAATAATAATCGCATCAAATGCGGTGAGAATTCGCGTTGCTGAGGAGTGGGCTTCCATGATTGAAGACTTTTGGAAGGATAAGTACCCAGCTGGGATTGCTGCCGGCATCAATCCAGATGAGTATCCGAATATTCAGGCGGTGTTGAAGCAATCCTGCCAACGCTTCGCCGACAAGCCGGCATTCAGCAACCTCGGCAAGACAATCACCTACGGTGAACTCTACGAATTGTCCGGTGCCTTTGCCGCGTATCTGCAACAGCATACCGATTTGCAGCCGGGCGATCGAATCGCCGTGCAATTGCCCAACGTTCTCCAGTACCCAGTGGCCGTGTTCGGTGCGATCCGTGCCGGTCTCATCGTGGTCAACACCAACCCGCTGTACACCGCGCGGGAAATGGAGCACCAGTTCAACGACTCCGGCGCCAAGGCGCTGGTCTGCCTGGCGAACATGGCGCACCTGGCCGAGACCGTGGTGCCCAAGACCTGCGTCAAGCACGTCATCGTCACCGAAGTCGCCGACCTGCTGCCGCCGCTCAAGCGTCTGTTGATCAACAGCGTGATCAAGTACGTCAAGAAGATGGTCCCGGCCTATCACTTGCCCAAGGCCATCAAGTTCAACGATGTGCTGAGCAAGGGCCACGGCCAGCCAGTCAACGAAGCCAACCCCACCAGCGACGACGTGGCCGTGTTGCAATACACCGGCGGCACCACCGGCGTGGCCAAGGGCGCGATGCTCACCCACCGCAACCTGGTGGCGAACATGCTGCAGTGCAAGGCGCTGATGGGCTCCAACCTCAATGAAGGTTGCGAAGTGCTGATCACGCCGCTGCCGCTGTATCACATCTATGCCTTCACCTTTCATTGCATGGCGATGATGCTGATCGGCAACCACAACATCCTGATCAGCAACCCGCGCGATCTCTCCGCGATGGTCAAGGAATTGTCGAAGTGGAAGTTCAGCGGTTTCGTCGGCCTCAATACGCTGTTCGTGGCCCTGTGCAACAACGAAGCCTTCCGCAAGCTGGATTTCTCGGCACTGAAAGTTACCTTGTCCGGTGGCATGGCCCTGCAACTGGCGGCAGCCGAGCGTTGGAAAGCGGTGACTGGTTGCCCGATCTGCGAAGGCTATGGCATGACCGAGACCAGTCCGGTGGCCACCGTCAATCCGATCCAGAACATCCAGATCGGCACCATTGGCATTCCCGTTCCGTCGACGTTGTGCAAGGTGATCAACGATGCGGGCGTCGAACAGCCATTGGGTGAAATCGGCGAACTGTGTGTGAAAGGTCCGCAGGTCATGAAGGGCTACTGGCAGCGCCAGGACGCCACCGATGAGATCCTCGACAGCGACGGTTGGCTCAAGACCGGTGATATCGCGGTGATCCAGCCAGACGGCTACATGCGCATTGTCGATCGCAAGAAAGACATGATCCTGATCTCCGGTTTCAACGTGTACCCCAACGAGCTGGAAGACGTGCTGGCGACCCTGCCGGGCGTGCTGCAATGCGCGGCCATCGGCGTACCGGACGAGAAGTCCGGCGAGGCGATCAAGATCTTCATCGTCGCCCGGCCGGGTGTCACGCTCACCAAGGAGCAGGTGATGGAGCATATGCGCGCCAACGTCACCGGCTACAAAGTGCCCAAGGCGGTGGAATTCCGCGATGCGTTGCCGACCACCAACGTGGGCAAGATCCTGCGGCGCGAGTTGCGTGATGAAGAACTCAGGAAGCTGGGTCTGAAGAAGTAAAAGCTTGTGGACAAAAAGCCCCGCAGAAGCGGGGCTTTTTGTTGGGCGATGACCTGAAGCGAGAGCGCCTTTGTGGCGAGGGAGCTTGCTCCCGCTGGACGCGCAGCGGCCCCTTGCGGTGTGTCAGTTAGATCGAAGGGGGCTGCTGCGCAGCCCCGCGGGAGCAAGCTCCCTCGCCACAGGGAGCGCAGTGCCTATCTCGGGCCCAGTTACAACCTGAACTGCGCAAAATCCAGGTTGGTGCCCCCTGGCCGCATGTCCTGCAGGTAGGAATCCTTGTCGGCACTCAATTCCAGGCTCAGGGCTGCCTTGCGCTTGCCTTGGTTGCGCACTTCCAGTCCTTCCAGTTTCTCGCGCAGGAACACCGTTGGCACTTTCAGGTGCAACAGCTCATCAGTGGCCGGCGTGTGCAGCAGCAGATGGATCCATTCGTATTGACCGATGGCCAGGCGCGCCACCGGGATATCGAACCAGAAGATGTTGCGGTTACGGTTCAATTCGCTGAAATGGCAGTTATTGACGCCCAGTACGGCGCCGCCCAGTTCCTGGTTTCTACGGGCAATGGCCTGCTTTTTATCGAGTTTCATAACGTTCCTACGGGATTGGAGCTTCGGGCCGCAGCCTGAATACGTGGCGCATTCTCGGGGGTTGATCGACAAACATAAAGTGCTACCTGCATTCGACGATGAAATGTACCGCTGAAAAATGAAACTCCCCGCAAACCGGCTCGGTCAACCCTTATGTAATGACTTTTCGTACAGTTGTTCACAGGAGAGACATCATGGGTAGCACGAGCGATAAAGTGAAGGGCGTTGCCAACGAAGCCGTCGGCAACATCAAGCAAGGCGTTGGCAAGGCCACCGACAATGACCGCATGCGCGCCGAGGGCGTGGTCCAGGAGAAAAAAGGTGAAGCCCAGCAAGCCGTGGGCAAGGCCAAGGATGCGGTCAAGAAAGGCGTCGACGAGGCATAACCGGCCTGTTGAAAAACGATTGTAACGGCCATCCGCGGGTGGCCGTTTTCGTGTCGGCTCGAACTTGCACCGGGGAAATTGCTCCAAAGTCACCAAACAGGCTACTTTGTTGTACATAACGGCCCCTCGAGTCGCCAAGCGACCAGCCTTTTTTGCGGCGAAAGGAGACGCACATGATGTTCCCGGCCTTGAAAGGCTTGCCCTTGCATCGTGTGATGATGCGCACCGTGACCGAGTTTCTCGACGACGAGATGTCGACCTACGCCTCGGCATTGGCTTACCAGATGCTGTTTTCGCTGTTCCCCTTCATCTTGTTTCTGATCGCGCTGATTGGCTTTCTGCACCTGCCGGACTTCTTCTCCTGGTTGCGCCTGCAATCGGAGCTGGTGCTGCCGCCCCAGGCCCTGGAACAGGTCAACCCGGTGATCGACCAGCTCCAGCAATCCAAGGGCGGGTTGTTGTCGGTGGGTATCGTCATTGCGTTATGGACGGCCTCCGCCGGTGTCCGGTTGATGATGAGCGCGATGAACGCTGCCTACGATGTGGTCGAGGGTCGTCCGGCCTGGAAGCGTTTCCCACTGTCGATTTTTTACACCATCGGCATTGCCGGCATGCTGCTGGCCGCCGCGGC is a window from the Pseudomonas brassicacearum genome containing:
- the fadD1 gene encoding long-chain-fatty-acid--CoA ligase FadD1 — encoded protein: MIEDFWKDKYPAGIAAGINPDEYPNIQAVLKQSCQRFADKPAFSNLGKTITYGELYELSGAFAAYLQQHTDLQPGDRIAVQLPNVLQYPVAVFGAIRAGLIVVNTNPLYTAREMEHQFNDSGAKALVCLANMAHLAETVVPKTCVKHVIVTEVADLLPPLKRLLINSVIKYVKKMVPAYHLPKAIKFNDVLSKGHGQPVNEANPTSDDVAVLQYTGGTTGVAKGAMLTHRNLVANMLQCKALMGSNLNEGCEVLITPLPLYHIYAFTFHCMAMMLIGNHNILISNPRDLSAMVKELSKWKFSGFVGLNTLFVALCNNEAFRKLDFSALKVTLSGGMALQLAAAERWKAVTGCPICEGYGMTETSPVATVNPIQNIQIGTIGIPVPSTLCKVINDAGVEQPLGEIGELCVKGPQVMKGYWQRQDATDEILDSDGWLKTGDIAVIQPDGYMRIVDRKKDMILISGFNVYPNELEDVLATLPGVLQCAAIGVPDEKSGEAIKIFIVARPGVTLTKEQVMEHMRANVTGYKVPKAVEFRDALPTTNVGKILRRELRDEELRKLGLKK
- a CDS encoding CsbD family protein translates to MGSTSDKVKGVANEAVGNIKQGVGKATDNDRMRAEGVVQEKKGEAQQAVGKAKDAVKKGVDEA